One Pseudoalteromonas rubra genomic window, ATGCCCGCAAATGCATTTCTTACCTGACAATAGAGTTACAGGGTCCGATCCCTAAGCAATACCGCCCGCTGTTAGGCAACCGGGTATACGGCTGTGACGACTGTCAGCTGGTGTGTCCATGGAACCGCTACGGCCAGCTCACCGATGAGCAGGATTTCCATCCCCGTCAGCAACTCAAAGATCAGGAGCTGCTGACACTGTTCCAGTGGGACGAAGCAACCTTTCTGAAAAACACCGAAGGTAGCCCCATTCGCCGCATTGGCCATGAACGCTGGCTGCGAAACTTAGCCGTAGGATTAGGCAATGCAGAGCCTGACGGACAAATAATCCAGGTGCTTGAAGCACGCCTGGAGTCCGCCTCCCAACTGGTCAAAGAACATATTATCTGGGCCCTGGCGCAACAGCGTACCAAACACACCGAACAACAGCGCAAAAACGCCCGACTGATTAGGATCATAGAAAAAGGCCTGCCTCGGGACGCTTAACCATGTGAGCCAGCATTGGCTCACTGCTACGGTTTAGATTGCTGTAACAACACGTATTCAGCTATTCTGGGTGCTTTGCTGGAGAGCTGAGTAATGACAAATCGCTTTCAATTTCAGCAAATGCATCGCGCACCTGCATGATGGCCTCTTCCCGGGCAATTGAGCCCTGAATGGCTTCGTCGACATGCTGATAAATAAATACTTCCTGATCCTCATCCAACCCCATTGATGGGATCCGCTGCTCAAACACCTCCTGAAGGCGGCGAAAGATGGATTCATTCTGAGAGCGATTGTTGTTAAGCAGAGCCAGCAATCCGGTGAACTTACTGTGGATCATAGAAATGGCATCATTGAGCTCCGCTTGCTGAGACAGCAGCTGCTTGCGCGTCAAAATCGCCAGCAATTGCTGCTCAGTGACACTGGTGATAAAGCAAATATGATCTCTGAGCCGGCCATGTTTATCCGCATCTTCTGAGGGCATATTCAGGATCAACACACTCACCAAATTGTAGTTCACCAGGATCCGGCTGGTAAACTCATGCAAGCGGCCCTTCGAACGTAATATTTCAAACAACTCCACTACAATTGGGGAACACAATCCCGCAGTGGCAAAATGATGGCGCTGCTCATCGACCCGAAACTCAATATTGCAGCTTAATCCGAAATTGCTGAGGCACTGTATCAACGCCTTTGCTAACGCCTGAATATCATCAATGGCACCGATCTGTTCAATGTAACTGACGATAAATCCCATTTCACTGCTGGTCGCCATGGCATTGAACGCCGTAGAAGTTGCGTCTTCTACCTGCTGCTCCAGGATATCGCGTTCCAGCAACATCTGTCCTAAATTAAGCAATTTAGCTTTCAGCTCATTATGGCCAAAAGGCTTAACGATGTAATCCTCCGCGCCAACCGCGTAGCCTTCCATGCGCTCTTCAACCGATCCTCGTGCCGACACAAACATCACGATGATATTCTGCGTCTCCAGATTGGCTTTAATCTGTTTACACACTTCATATCCATTCATCTGCGGCATGCTGACATCCAGTAATACGACCTGAGGCGCAAAATCCTCAATAACATCCAGGCACTGCTGCCCGCTGGTTACAGTCAGTAATTCAAAACCGAGGTCTTCGAGTATTTCTTCAATGATTTCAAGGTTGAAAGGTTCATCAT contains:
- a CDS encoding response regulator, producing the protein MALQRILAVDDEPFNLEIIEEILEDLGFELLTVTSGQQCLDVIEDFAPQVVLLDVSMPQMNGYEVCKQIKANLETQNIIVMFVSARGSVEERMEGYAVGAEDYIVKPFGHNELKAKLLNLGQMLLERDILEQQVEDATSTAFNAMATSSEMGFIVSYIEQIGAIDDIQALAKALIQCLSNFGLSCNIEFRVDEQRHHFATAGLCSPIVVELFEILRSKGRLHEFTSRILVNYNLVSVLILNMPSEDADKHGRLRDHICFITSVTEQQLLAILTRKQLLSQQAELNDAISMIHSKFTGLLALLNNNRSQNESIFRRLQEVFEQRIPSMGLDEDQEVFIYQHVDEAIQGSIAREEAIMQVRDAFAEIESDLSLLSSPAKHPE